Proteins encoded within one genomic window of Kibdelosporangium phytohabitans:
- a CDS encoding TIGR03086 family metal-binding protein, whose product MSIIADRYRRHADSFERTVAAARPDQWSDPSPCAKWTARDVVDHAVMMHGAMLAPVGRTLSPAPADALGAFRAARADVEALLADPVAAATGCRTPAGTVTAAEHVDQVLVDDLILHRWDLATALGLDATMDPAEVERMWAANTAIPAETMAKFRTPGAFGPGIEVFGPEVPVPPEAPTQDRLLGFIGRDPRWPRRSP is encoded by the coding sequence GTGAGCATCATCGCCGACCGCTACCGCAGGCACGCCGACTCCTTCGAACGGACAGTCGCGGCCGCACGGCCGGACCAGTGGAGCGATCCGTCACCGTGTGCGAAGTGGACGGCACGGGACGTAGTCGACCATGCCGTGATGATGCACGGCGCCATGCTGGCGCCCGTCGGCCGGACGCTCAGCCCGGCACCCGCCGACGCGCTCGGCGCGTTCCGGGCCGCACGCGCGGACGTCGAGGCCCTGCTCGCCGATCCGGTCGCCGCCGCGACCGGGTGCCGCACGCCCGCGGGCACCGTGACCGCGGCCGAGCACGTCGACCAGGTCCTCGTCGACGACCTGATCCTGCACCGCTGGGACCTGGCCACCGCACTCGGCCTCGACGCGACGATGGACCCGGCCGAGGTCGAGCGGATGTGGGCGGCGAACACCGCCATCCCGGCCGAGACGATGGCCAAGTTCCGCACGCCGGGCGCGTTCGGCCCCGGTATCGAGGTCTTCGGGCCGGAGGTGCCCGTCCCGCCGGAAGCCCCGACCCAGGACCGGCTGCTGGGTTTCATCGGCCGGGATCCGCGGTGGCCACGCCGATCACCGTGA
- a CDS encoding LppU/SCO3897 family protein, translating to MSTDPNAQPGQQGRPAPMMPPPGQGAPMPPPPAGQPGAALPPPGAELPPSSSSAQPPRKKGRKWLIGIVAVVVVLGGWGVYRYLSNDVVQAKAGDCAKVSGTKAKPSYDTVGCDSADATHVVGKTLPSNSDSCGADAKYDEFTLSGGKGVKLCLMPKWAEGDCRKYDEANASYPKVDCAASKGSNEAVKVLKVISGPTAEESQCPKESGPVLFPEPKTVYCLGPIE from the coding sequence ATGTCCACCGATCCCAACGCCCAGCCTGGTCAGCAGGGCCGGCCCGCTCCGATGATGCCGCCGCCGGGGCAGGGTGCGCCGATGCCGCCGCCGCCCGCGGGTCAGCCGGGTGCCGCGCTGCCGCCGCCCGGGGCGGAGCTGCCGCCGTCGTCGTCCTCGGCGCAGCCGCCCCGCAAGAAGGGCCGCAAGTGGCTGATCGGCATCGTCGCGGTCGTCGTCGTCCTCGGTGGCTGGGGTGTGTACCGCTACCTGAGCAACGACGTGGTGCAGGCCAAGGCCGGTGACTGCGCCAAGGTGTCCGGTACCAAGGCCAAGCCGAGCTACGACACGGTCGGCTGCGACTCGGCGGACGCGACGCACGTGGTCGGCAAGACACTGCCCAGCAACTCGGACTCGTGCGGCGCGGACGCGAAGTACGACGAGTTCACCCTGTCCGGCGGCAAGGGCGTCAAGCTGTGCCTGATGCCCAAGTGGGCCGAGGGCGACTGCCGCAAGTACGACGAGGCGAACGCCAGCTACCCGAAGGTCGACTGCGCCGCGTCGAAGGGCAGCAACGAGGCCGTGAAGGTCCTCAAGGTCATCTCGGGCCCCACGGCCGAGGAGTCGCAGTGCCCGAAGGAGTCGGGGCCGGTGCTGTTCCCCGAGCCCAAGACCGTGTACTGCCTGGGCCCGATCGAGTAA
- a CDS encoding metallophosphoesterase, which translates to MFGVPWLTLFGPGTDWPGAVTATGTAVLAAAFLSLPVTMYLGHSRHGRDWAARIGDTTLGAIWVLLSWSVLGQVLGLVLLGVDDPLRSRTVAGFVAVTAAVLLAWGFHEAMRLPRIKRADVPIPGLGSDLAGATLVVISDTHYGPLNRARWSAAVAEAVNALDADIVCHAGDIADGSPSRRKDQAAPLGSVNARLAKAYITGNHEYFSEAQAWLDHMADLGWEPLHNRHIIVERGSSRLVLAGVDDATAKASGVAGHGADLVAALAGADPDLPVILLAHQPKQIGQARDRVDLQISGHTHGGQIWPFHYLVRLDQGAVHGLSRHGSRTRLYTTRGTGFWGPPFRIFAPSEITVITLRAAG; encoded by the coding sequence ATGTTCGGCGTGCCGTGGCTGACGCTGTTCGGGCCGGGAACCGACTGGCCGGGCGCGGTGACCGCGACCGGGACCGCGGTCCTCGCCGCCGCCTTCCTGTCGCTGCCCGTGACGATGTACCTGGGTCACAGCAGGCACGGCAGGGACTGGGCGGCGCGGATCGGGGACACGACACTCGGCGCGATCTGGGTCCTGCTGAGCTGGTCGGTGCTCGGCCAGGTGCTCGGACTGGTCCTGCTGGGCGTGGACGACCCGCTGCGGTCCCGGACAGTGGCCGGATTCGTCGCAGTGACGGCGGCGGTGCTGCTGGCGTGGGGTTTCCACGAGGCGATGCGGCTGCCGCGGATCAAGCGCGCCGACGTCCCGATTCCCGGCCTGGGCAGCGACCTGGCCGGCGCCACGCTCGTGGTCATCTCCGACACGCACTACGGGCCCCTCAACCGGGCACGCTGGTCCGCCGCGGTCGCCGAGGCGGTCAACGCGCTCGACGCGGACATCGTGTGCCACGCCGGCGACATCGCCGACGGCTCCCCGTCTCGCCGCAAGGACCAGGCCGCGCCGCTGGGCAGCGTGAACGCGCGCCTGGCAAAGGCCTACATCACCGGAAACCACGAGTACTTCAGCGAAGCGCAGGCGTGGCTGGACCACATGGCCGACCTCGGCTGGGAGCCGCTGCACAACCGTCACATCATCGTGGAACGCGGCTCGTCGCGGCTCGTGCTCGCGGGTGTGGACGACGCGACCGCGAAGGCGTCCGGGGTCGCCGGGCACGGCGCCGACCTGGTCGCCGCGCTGGCAGGCGCGGATCCTGATCTGCCGGTCATCCTGCTCGCGCACCAGCCCAAGCAGATCGGGCAGGCACGTGACCGGGTGGACCTGCAGATCTCCGGTCACACGCACGGCGGCCAGATCTGGCCGTTCCACTACCTGGTCCGCCTCGACCAGGGCGCGGTGCACGGCCTGTCCCGGCACGGTTCGCGCACGCGGCTCTACACCACGCGCGGCACCGGCTTCTGGGGTCCGCCGTTCCGGATCTTCGCACCGAGCGAGATCACCGTGATCACGTTGCGGGCGGCCGGATGA
- a CDS encoding cobalamin-binding protein, with product MRIVSLLPAATDIVHVLGRTPDLVGRTHECDWPDEVAGVPVVTASGVDNSLSSKEISAAVGGAHHGSSLYGLDTDLLAELSPDLVLTQDLCEVCALSYRQVSDAVRVLDVGPRVVSLEPRTVDEILACIRQVGEILGVPDVAAGQVGSLRARLSHLRDQVAGRPRPRVAAIEWLDPVWPAGHWVPEQISYAGGVPLLAAPGDHTSPVEWQAVLDAQPDVLLVLPCGFPPERTRAEMHALTGRPGWAGIPAVRDGAVWVLDGPAYFNRPGPRVVRGAEIIATLLHGTDIGWSAGTREKCRWPGA from the coding sequence ATGAGAATCGTGTCGCTGCTGCCCGCGGCCACCGACATCGTGCACGTCCTCGGCCGTACACCGGATCTGGTGGGCCGGACCCACGAGTGCGACTGGCCCGACGAGGTGGCCGGCGTGCCGGTCGTGACCGCCAGTGGCGTGGACAATTCCTTGAGCAGCAAGGAGATCTCCGCGGCCGTCGGCGGTGCGCACCACGGTTCGTCGCTGTACGGCCTGGACACGGACCTGCTGGCCGAACTGTCGCCGGACCTGGTGCTGACACAGGACCTGTGCGAGGTGTGCGCGCTGTCGTACCGTCAGGTGTCCGACGCTGTGCGGGTGCTGGACGTCGGACCGCGGGTGGTCAGCCTGGAACCACGGACAGTCGACGAGATCCTGGCCTGTATCCGTCAGGTCGGTGAAATCCTGGGCGTCCCCGATGTCGCCGCCGGACAGGTCGGGTCGTTGCGGGCCCGGCTGTCTCACCTGCGTGATCAGGTCGCGGGCAGGCCGCGGCCCCGGGTGGCCGCGATCGAGTGGCTGGACCCGGTGTGGCCCGCCGGTCATTGGGTTCCCGAGCAGATCTCGTACGCGGGCGGCGTTCCGCTGCTCGCCGCACCCGGTGACCACACCAGCCCCGTCGAGTGGCAGGCGGTGCTGGATGCCCAGCCTGACGTGCTGCTCGTGCTGCCCTGCGGTTTCCCGCCTGAGCGGACCAGGGCCGAGATGCACGCGCTGACCGGACGTCCCGGGTGGGCCGGGATCCCCGCCGTGCGGGACGGCGCCGTGTGGGTCCTGGACGGGCCCGCGTACTTCAACCGGCCGGGTCCCCGGGTCGTGCGCGGCGCCGAGATCATCGCCACCTTGCTGCACGGAACGGATATCGGCTGGTCAGCGGGCACGCGTGAAAAGTGTCGGTGGCCGGGTGCATGA
- a CDS encoding STM4015 family protein, producing the protein MTIHEHLTTFHGLPVVGFPAEQPPTGPVAWRLAIEPWDGDETFADLWDKFISTVDTSTVTAIVVGQWGEPGDDTRSNVVIDLVLAAKDRLPALTGIFLGDQVMEENEISWIEQSDITPLLTNLPQLTELGVRGGDGLALKPVQHSALEVLHIQTGGLPRGVVSAVSRSELPALRDLRLWLGVDEYGGDWQPEDLRPLLDGGKFTSLRALGLQNSDRQDEICELVADSAIVRQVETLDLSMGILTDKGARHLLPLTHLKNLDLHHHFLSDEMSEELLAALVPAGVTVNVDDVQQADRYEGHPEPYFYTAISE; encoded by the coding sequence ATGACCATCCACGAACACCTCACCACGTTCCACGGCTTGCCGGTGGTGGGGTTCCCCGCCGAGCAGCCGCCGACCGGGCCGGTGGCGTGGCGGCTTGCCATCGAACCGTGGGACGGCGACGAGACGTTCGCGGACCTCTGGGACAAATTCATCTCCACAGTGGACACTTCGACGGTGACGGCCATCGTCGTCGGCCAGTGGGGCGAACCGGGTGACGACACGCGCTCGAACGTGGTCATCGACCTCGTCCTGGCGGCGAAGGACCGGCTGCCCGCGCTGACCGGGATCTTCCTCGGCGACCAGGTGATGGAGGAGAACGAGATCTCCTGGATCGAGCAGAGCGACATCACGCCGCTGCTGACCAACCTGCCGCAGCTGACCGAGCTCGGCGTCCGCGGCGGCGACGGTCTCGCGCTGAAACCCGTGCAGCACAGCGCGTTGGAGGTCCTGCACATCCAGACCGGCGGCCTGCCGCGTGGCGTGGTGAGCGCGGTGTCCCGCTCGGAGCTGCCCGCGTTGCGGGATCTGCGGCTGTGGCTGGGTGTGGACGAGTACGGCGGCGACTGGCAGCCGGAGGATCTGCGACCGTTGCTGGACGGCGGGAAGTTCACCAGCCTGCGCGCGCTCGGCCTGCAGAACAGCGACCGGCAGGACGAGATCTGCGAACTGGTCGCCGATTCCGCCATCGTGCGCCAGGTGGAGACGCTGGACCTCTCGATGGGGATCCTGACCGACAAGGGCGCGCGGCACCTGCTGCCGTTGACCCACCTGAAGAACCTCGATCTGCACCATCACTTCCTGTCCGACGAGATGTCCGAGGAGCTGCTCGCCGCGTTGGTGCCTGCCGGGGTCACGGTCAATGTGGACGATGTCCAGCAGGCCGACCGCTACGAGGGCCACCCGGAACCGTACTTCTACACGGCGATCTCCGAATGA
- a CDS encoding STM4014 family protein, with protein MKFVVVGNPGNRRVAMFADAVRTAGLPPAKVLSWREILAGTCAVPTDSVVRVDSPGEDEHVDRLLRGPLAHPYRADGSGAWYEGFTRALRRLGETVEGTPGARLLNDLDDVAVMFDKRRCHEVLTQAGCPVPPTIGDVDGYESLREKMLERRWSKVFVKPAHGSSASGVVALTAVGSRVAATTSVAVTPDGLMNSLRVQTYRDEQAATLIDRLCADPVHVERWFPKASLGGRSIDLRVVVIAGKATHAVVRASSHPITNLHLGGARVDVAELRAVIGAARWREWLDTCEKTAAQFSRTLMVGVDLLPGMGWRRHVVGEVNAFGDLLPRLTGLPDGPAAGMTTYEAQIAACVGKLATAPSDQP; from the coding sequence ATGAAGTTCGTAGTCGTCGGCAACCCCGGCAACCGGCGGGTGGCGATGTTCGCCGACGCCGTCCGCACAGCAGGCCTGCCGCCCGCGAAAGTGCTGTCCTGGCGGGAGATCCTGGCCGGGACGTGCGCGGTCCCGACGGATTCCGTCGTCCGCGTCGATTCGCCCGGTGAGGATGAGCATGTGGACCGCTTGTTACGCGGGCCGCTGGCTCATCCGTACCGCGCGGATGGCAGTGGTGCCTGGTACGAGGGTTTCACGCGGGCCCTGCGGCGGCTCGGCGAAACCGTGGAGGGAACGCCGGGTGCGCGGCTGCTCAACGACCTCGACGATGTCGCCGTCATGTTCGACAAGCGGCGTTGCCACGAGGTGCTGACGCAGGCCGGTTGCCCGGTGCCGCCGACCATCGGCGACGTCGACGGCTACGAGTCCTTGCGCGAGAAGATGCTGGAACGGCGCTGGAGCAAGGTGTTCGTCAAACCCGCGCACGGTTCGTCCGCGTCCGGCGTGGTCGCGCTGACCGCGGTGGGCTCGCGCGTGGCGGCGACGACGTCGGTCGCGGTGACGCCGGACGGTCTGATGAACAGCCTGCGTGTGCAGACCTATCGTGACGAGCAGGCAGCGACGCTGATCGACCGGTTGTGCGCCGACCCGGTACACGTGGAACGCTGGTTCCCCAAGGCATCGCTGGGTGGGCGCAGCATCGACCTGCGTGTCGTGGTCATCGCGGGCAAGGCGACTCACGCGGTCGTGCGGGCCAGCAGTCATCCGATCACGAACCTGCACCTGGGCGGGGCCAGGGTCGACGTGGCCGAACTGCGTGCGGTCATCGGCGCGGCCCGGTGGCGGGAATGGCTTGACACGTGTGAGAAAACGGCGGCGCAGTTCAGCCGTACGCTGATGGTGGGGGTTGATCTGTTACCGGGAATGGGATGGCGGCGGCATGTGGTCGGTGAGGTGAACGCCTTCGGCGATCTCCTGCCTCGGCTCACCGGCCTGCCCGACGGTCCGGCGGCGGGGATGACCACGTACGAAGCCCAGATCGCCGCGTGCGTCGGCAAGCTGGCCACGGCGCCATCGGACCAGCCGTGA
- a CDS encoding STM4013/SEN3800 family hydrolase: MDMNAVVGSHDVVMITLDTLRYDVARSLAEQGRTPVLSGVIPGGRWERRHAPGSFTFASHAAMFAGFLPTPASQGPHPRLFAARFAGSESTAGGTWVYDAPDMVSGLAKAGYRTVCIGGVGFFNNQGALGSVLPGMFAESHWSPEFGVTAPHSTRSQVDKAREIIAAQPQDQRLFLFLNVSALHQPNWFHKPGASAADGDTLASHAAALEYVDASLARLFEALRRPSFVIICSDHGTAYGEDGYTGHRLGHEVVWTVPYAQFLLEDAA, from the coding sequence ATGGACATGAACGCCGTCGTGGGCAGCCACGACGTGGTGATGATCACGCTCGACACGTTGCGCTACGACGTGGCGCGGTCGTTGGCCGAGCAGGGCAGGACACCGGTGCTGTCCGGGGTGATCCCGGGTGGCAGGTGGGAGCGGCGGCACGCGCCGGGCAGCTTCACCTTCGCGTCGCACGCCGCGATGTTCGCCGGGTTCCTGCCGACTCCGGCCAGCCAGGGGCCGCATCCCCGGCTGTTCGCCGCACGGTTCGCCGGTAGTGAGAGCACGGCAGGCGGAACGTGGGTGTACGACGCGCCGGACATGGTCAGCGGCTTGGCCAAGGCCGGGTACCGCACGGTGTGCATCGGCGGTGTCGGGTTCTTCAACAACCAGGGCGCGCTGGGTTCCGTGCTGCCCGGCATGTTCGCGGAGAGCCACTGGTCGCCCGAGTTCGGCGTGACCGCGCCCCACTCCACGCGATCCCAGGTGGACAAGGCGCGGGAGATCATCGCCGCGCAGCCACAGGACCAGCGGTTGTTCCTGTTCCTCAACGTCTCCGCACTGCACCAGCCGAACTGGTTCCACAAGCCCGGTGCGTCGGCGGCGGACGGTGACACCCTGGCCAGTCACGCGGCCGCGCTGGAATACGTCGACGCCTCGCTCGCCCGCCTGTTCGAAGCGCTGCGCAGGCCGAGTTTCGTGATCATCTGCTCCGACCATGGCACCGCGTACGGCGAGGACGGCTACACCGGGCACAGGTTGGGGCACGAGGTTGTGTGGACAGTGCCGTACGCGCAGTTCCTGCTGGAGGACGCCGCATGA
- a CDS encoding STM4012 family radical SAM protein, with protein sequence MTPYQDYVYAYPHKTAYRPLAPRPRLRDIWADEPRDALFHYVHIPFCEIRCGFCNLFTRTGAPAELVTRYLDALDRQAAAVRAELAGRATFVQAAIGGGTPTYLDAGELERLLDIVGLPGIPLSVETSPDTATPDRLAVLAERGATRISCGVQSFDDKEAKAAVRPQKRAVVESALDAIRAAGFPVLNIDLIYGITGQTDRSWLASVDAALAWQPEELYLYPLYVRPLTGLAGRETPQEWDEQRMRLYRLGRDHLLAAGYEQQSMRMFRRADAPSAGGDDYSCQSDGMVGLGCGARSYTREMHYSFDYAVSPGAVRGIIDDYVSRPSADFAVAEVGVRLDPSEQRRRHLLQSVLQADGLEKALYRERFTTDVTSDFPELAALADRGWLTESEDHLRLTPEGLAWSDAIGPSLFSPAVRAAMAAYDRR encoded by the coding sequence ATGACGCCTTATCAGGACTACGTGTACGCGTATCCGCACAAAACCGCGTACCGCCCGCTGGCCCCACGGCCGAGACTGCGGGACATCTGGGCGGACGAGCCGCGGGACGCGCTGTTCCACTACGTGCACATCCCGTTCTGCGAGATCCGGTGCGGGTTCTGCAACCTGTTCACGCGGACAGGTGCACCCGCCGAACTGGTCACCCGGTATCTGGACGCGCTGGACCGGCAGGCAGCCGCCGTCCGGGCGGAACTGGCCGGCCGGGCCACGTTCGTCCAGGCGGCGATCGGTGGTGGCACGCCGACGTACCTGGACGCGGGCGAGCTGGAACGGTTGCTGGACATCGTCGGCCTGCCCGGGATCCCGCTGTCGGTCGAGACGTCGCCGGACACCGCGACGCCGGACCGGCTCGCGGTGCTGGCCGAGCGTGGCGCCACGCGCATCAGTTGTGGCGTGCAGAGTTTCGACGACAAGGAAGCCAAGGCCGCGGTGCGCCCGCAGAAGCGGGCCGTGGTGGAGTCAGCGTTGGACGCGATCAGGGCGGCCGGTTTCCCCGTACTCAACATCGACCTGATCTACGGCATCACCGGCCAGACCGACCGCAGCTGGCTCGCGTCCGTCGATGCCGCGCTCGCGTGGCAGCCGGAGGAGCTGTACCTGTACCCGCTGTACGTGCGCCCGTTGACGGGACTCGCCGGGCGGGAAACCCCGCAGGAATGGGACGAGCAGCGGATGCGGCTGTACCGGCTGGGCCGGGACCATCTGCTGGCGGCGGGCTACGAGCAACAATCCATGCGCATGTTCCGGCGCGCGGACGCTCCTTCCGCGGGCGGGGACGACTACTCGTGTCAGTCGGACGGCATGGTCGGCCTGGGGTGCGGTGCTCGTTCGTACACAAGGGAAATGCACTATTCGTTCGACTACGCGGTCAGTCCCGGCGCGGTGCGCGGGATCATCGACGACTACGTGTCGCGGCCGTCGGCGGATTTCGCTGTGGCCGAGGTCGGTGTCCGGCTCGACCCGTCCGAGCAACGTCGGCGTCACCTGCTGCAGTCCGTCCTCCAGGCCGACGGCTTGGAGAAAGCGTTGTACCGCGAACGCTTCACCACGGACGTGACGTCGGACTTCCCCGAACTGGCCGCGCTGGCCGACCGTGGCTGGCTCACCGAGTCCGAAGACCACCTGCGGCTCACGCCCGAGGGGCTCGCCTGGTCGGACGCGATCGGTCCGTCGCTGTTCTCCCCGGCTGTCCGTGCGGCCATGGCCGCGTACGACCGGAGGTGA
- a CDS encoding STM4011 family radical SAM protein, protein MTVHLTMLYRGPLASCDYDCAYCPFAKRRDSTQQLRADRAALQRFTGWVGENTSDELSVLFTPWGEGLVRSWYREAMVSLSRMPHVRRVAIQTNLSCRLTWIADCDLDTVAFWVTYHPTQVTQDRFLSKCAELTRLGARFSVGMVGVPENLTGARDLREALPDSIYLWVNAADGHSYTDEQAAEWQAVDPLFHYSRHAHVSKGQPCRTGDTVISVLGDGTVRRCHFVPQTIGNLYDDSFRAALKPRPCPLSTCDCHIGYVHLEPTGLYDVFTGGVLERIPTSPGAQQRTLLPLIEG, encoded by the coding sequence GTGACTGTGCACCTCACCATGCTTTACCGCGGCCCGTTGGCGTCCTGTGACTACGACTGCGCGTACTGCCCGTTCGCCAAGAGGCGGGACAGCACACAGCAGCTCCGCGCGGACCGTGCCGCCTTGCAGCGGTTCACCGGCTGGGTCGGCGAGAACACCTCGGACGAGCTCTCGGTGTTGTTCACGCCGTGGGGCGAGGGCCTGGTCCGGTCGTGGTACCGCGAGGCGATGGTCAGCCTCAGCCGGATGCCGCACGTCCGGCGGGTGGCGATCCAGACCAACCTGAGCTGCAGACTGACCTGGATCGCCGACTGCGACCTGGACACCGTCGCGTTCTGGGTGACGTACCACCCCACGCAGGTCACCCAGGACCGTTTCCTCAGCAAGTGCGCGGAGCTGACGCGACTCGGCGCCCGCTTCAGCGTGGGAATGGTCGGCGTACCCGAAAACCTCACAGGAGCCCGTGACCTGCGGGAGGCGTTACCGGACAGCATCTACCTGTGGGTGAACGCCGCGGACGGCCACTCGTACACCGACGAGCAGGCAGCAGAGTGGCAGGCCGTCGACCCGCTGTTCCACTACAGCAGGCACGCCCACGTCAGCAAAGGCCAGCCCTGCCGCACAGGCGACACCGTGATCTCAGTGCTCGGCGACGGGACAGTCCGACGATGCCATTTCGTCCCGCAGACCATCGGCAACCTCTACGACGACTCGTTCAGGGCAGCCCTCAAACCACGGCCGTGTCCCCTGTCCACATGTGACTGCCACATCGGCTATGTCCATCTGGAACCAACCGGCTTGTACGACGTGTTCACCGGCGGCGTCCTGGAACGGATCCCCACGAGTCCCGGCGCACAGCAAAGAACGCTTCTACCTCTGATCGAGGGCTGA